The sequence ACTATCTCAGTGGAAAAGCAAGCTTTGGGGATACATAATGCCTCAAGAGTGAACTCTTCAATCCTAAATATTCGCCAGCTGTCTGTTGAGCAAACACAGGACTTCTGTTTGAAGAAGCACATGTGCTTTCCTGAAAGAATTATACTTTACATATTGTTCCTCGTGTTTTTATCAAATGTGTTGGAATAGACAGATGCTGCATCATTATATGGCGTATTTACAAATTTCACTGAGACCCaattaaaaggaaatattttgGAACTTTCTTAATATCATGTAAGGCCTTCCAAAGTGCACTCGTGATGATGAAGGTTATAAATAAACTTCTAAATCATGCTGACTTGAGGCCTTTAAATCATTAATGGACATGTaagattgtgtttttatgtttgaaaagAAAACCTGTATTGTATTGACAACACTAAACTACTTCGTGCTTCACAGCTGtgtgttattttctattttttgctaTAATTTTACTGGACAACTCCTACAAgtgatgtttgtgtatctgGAACAAATGGCTTTTCCTCAGCTCACCGTCCTCTGAGCTACATATTGGAAAAACATGTCTGTGTTCCCTTCAGGGTTCAACCACACTGTGGTTTTTAAAGACTCCTGGAATAGTGTGGGTGTCACTTTGAGCAACAAAATGTGAAGGAAGTTAAAATGATGCTATAATAAACTAATTTTGACAGTATGGTTGTGGTGATACTTTCCTTTGCGTCACGTGAAGCATTCTTAGATGcctcaataaaaacaggaacTTGCGACAGTTCGGCCTCATAgaagttgtattttaaaaaagagacatttgtTCGGAGTTTGTGATGAATTAACTgtaatttgtggaatttgtaaCCTTAGTTGGAGTGTAGCTGAGTTGAAATGCTGTGTAACCAGTGGTCCTTTTATCTAGTAACCACCACTAGGGGGTGATAGTGTCCAACAAACATGACAGACTTTCGCTTTAAGAGTCAAAACCCaggttttctgactttttgtaGCTCATCAGAGGCTCTCTCACATACACCAATTATGTCAGCAACAGGCAGCATTTAAAATACACCGCTTCTTTATTTCAAGAGTAAAAACatcatacagaaaaaaatgtaatatataaaTGCAAGCTACAAAGCTGATGAGATGAATGTTTGTGTCCTTCCTTCCAACTGACAACACTTCAGcttgaaaacatttaataataacTCTAATAATACTAAGAGTAGAACTAAAAACAgatcaaatgaaaacatgtaaCTGTAACTTCAGCCAATAAAAATCCTGTCTTCCAGACATGTTGTCATATTCCTCACAACAACataagaaaatatgaaaatgagtAGTTAAAAAAACCCTCTATGATTATAGTACACGCTTGAAAACCAATGAGGATGTAAACTAAAGCCAACTAAGCTGCTTGACTTTGAGGCATTGCGACCACTAATTCTCTGCAGCCACTGGTTGGTTTATTTAATTAAGCTATAAAGaaattaatgtgtttatttatatggAAGTGGTTTCTTACAGTTATGGCGATTGCATAACTGGAGTCTGGCTTTGTgtactgagtgtgtgtgattgtgtcggttttaaaggtttaaatggAAAACTAACAGTTGCAAATGaaggaaaacactgaaatgctgCACCTAAATGGTGGAAAACGACAAGCTTGATGTTAACTTTAATCAGTAATTGAGCTTTTATGCACAATGCTGTGGCATAGTTTACTGGTACTTGATTGATGGACTCGCTAGTGCAGTTGTTTCTTTCCCATAACAGAGGATCTAATGTGTCACCTCATGCTTAATGTTTGTTAAAGTTACAAAAGCCAAGTGTAGTGTATTTTTCTACACTCATCCATATTTACATATGTacattcatttacatattttcttctACAAAAAGTGAGATCTACCTACACATCTACGTTTTCACCTTAGGACCCAAATGACAGTTGCACCCTGTAATGATCCACTGGACGGCAGTGGCATTCAAAAACACTGTGATAAAGTATAAGGAGCCCATCTAAAGTGAAATTTGGCCCCTGATCACCTACTTGAATCTAGCCTATGAACTTAATAGTTAGAAAAGCTGTTAATTCTGACTTTGGGTGGGTTGCTGAGTGAATGTTTAATCATGTTTAATAAGTGAATGTAGTGCGTTAAGACTACATTCAACATCGTCATGGTCTGAAAAACACAGCTCACTTGCAGTTTCCGTGCTAAATTATATTGAATTCAATACTTATTGCAGTAATCAAGTGTCATATGATCCAAAATCATATAGGTCATATAGACAAGCCAACAAGGTGATGAAAACATTCATGTTCGTGTGCGCGTTCATGTGGCACTTGGTTGCAGACAACTTGGCGAGATGTTTCCCTCTTTTTGAAGCTTATAAATGAGTattctgtgcgtgtgtgtgtgtgtgtgtgtgtgtgtggggtggggTTGTCAGCAAAGTACACACAGAGAAGACTAGGGTTGTGATTTGATGTTTAACCATTAGTGAGTGTATACAGATTAGTCATTCTACATGTGCTTTATGAGTTGTACTCCTGTGTTGtattctttgcaaatggaagcaCAAATAATAGGGCTGAGAgtgcatttgtttttcatccAAACTTCCCTCCTCCTTATAATTTCAGGTATTAATACAAAGCTTTACCGTCCACTCATGTCTCCGACAGGCTTGTCAAAACTGTTCGCACTGAGACAATAAAGCAGCAGTAATTTAGGCTGCGCTTCTCTTCTCAAAgtacaagatttttttcttaattttataataaatataagtTATTTTCCTCTAATTGCATAACTAGAAACAACTTCTTCCAGCAGGAGGTGGTTCCGGTTTCTTGGAGTATAAAAAAAATTCCTTCCATGCCAGCGATAAAGTTGTCACCAGATGATGAGGTCATCTTCAGCGAGGTAGCATTATCGTACAGCGATTCTGAGTCTCTTCACCTGGAGAGAACAAGTCAAAAGGTGAATGAGGAGGCAAATAAGTGAAAACCACTGATATCATTAACTAAAAAGCAATGACATTTAACTAATTTCAGAACACACTGGTGTCATTATTCCTCCCTTTGGCTGATTTTGAAGCGTTATTTTCCACTTTAGAGATTTACTTGAAGTGTAGGACTTGATGAAACAAATGATTTCTGACAGTGGGGAAGCCCAGATGATTACCGTAATAAAGCTGACTGAGCTCTGACTAACCACAGAGAGGACTGGCACATGTTCATAACCGGTCAGCTGGAAACAGAAGAGGATCATTTCCCAAATCGTTTTAGAGACACTCCTCAGCTAAACTGATCATCCTGCGTATAGTTTCCTCTTCCGGTGAAATATAATTCAGTCTTGGCTGGAGCTATCTCCAAACCACTTTACAGCACTTTAAGCGTTTAAAAATTTGGCATCGTGCAGTGAGGAAGAAATAGAAAGACACAAGGAGGGACAGAGGTAGctacaaaaaaactgaaaagttgAAGTATGGAAGGATTATTAGCAGTTAAATAGTAGAAGAGAGAGTGTTTAATTGTACGTTTTGAAGATTTTACCTCCTGATGCCAGATGATGAAGAGCAGAAGTGTTTCCCACCAAAAAGGGAGTTTCTTTGCTCCTGGGATGATGTCTTGGTTTCCATGGTGACAGGCTTCTGCTCTGGGATCTGAGCAACTTGAAATCTGTGAATCGAGTTAAAGATATAAACATTATTACATTAACATAATCACTGCATCAGGAGTCCCAATGTCACACAGATGTGCTTACAGAGTCTGTGAGGCCTAAACACTCATTTGATTGTGTTTAATTAggtttttttgctaattttttgagGGGATCATTGAGAATCAGGCCATTTTACTATTGTGCGGTCCATCACAAACCTTCCACAGAAAAAATCAGATCTGATAATGGTGTTTTTCTTACCAACAAATCAGTAGCTTTTTTACTGTGAGTGTATCAGCAGTGGAAAAAGTAATCAAATCCATTACTTAAGAAAAAAGGCAACATTAGAGTGTAGAAATATTCCATAAAATAAAAGTCTGCcattcaaaaaaaaagcaaaagtataGAAGTACAATCAGAAGATTGCATTTCAAGTGTGAGTGCATGTAAAGTGAAAGTTCTTATATTCATATACAGCTGATATAACTGACTAAACTTAAATGTGGAGGGAGGAATAGAAAAGTTTCACTTTACTGTAATCTACAACAATGCCGcatatttttttgaaagtgACCACTTGTTTTTGATGTGAAACCTTAATCCGCAAAGTAAATAACACCTGAATTTCATATAAatgtttggggaaaaaagtagaatatttaaggaggttagaagcagagtggtatAACGCACAAAAAATCCAGACTGAGTTTTATAAAATTTCTGTAATAGTTTATCGTCTAGATTTgagtggcaaagtggtctaacccacaacccaaatatagtgtTACAGTGGCACTTCagatgttagaccattcttgaaaacgcAAAACtctgaacccatttttctcaaaaactacagaaagtgctGCTTCCAAACTATTCATTTGCCTCGAAAATGCAGAACATGCACAAATACTGTCAGAAAATGAAAGTCCTCATATAAAGTAGAAGTATCTTAATACTGTAATATGCAATACATGACCAAAAGTACCTTATTTAAATCACAAATAGACAACTTTTACTGTCCAACTCTTCACTGATATAAACAGCATAAAGTAGACTCACCTCCCCACAGACAGCACAGTGAGCTCGccctccttcttctccctcACTTCGCTTCCTTCCACTTTATCCTGTACAGTTTTTGGCACGACAGCTTGTGTACGGTGTGTGTCGACACACACTCCCCCCAGCAGGGGGTTCTTCTGCTGGTCTGTAGAAGGGTCCAGGGAGGGCAGGATGAGGGACGGTGGGGGCTTCAGTGGATCTTTGAGAGTATCCAGGGGAGGAATGAGAACAGGAGGCCACTTTCTCTGGGCGCAGCGGGTGCAGCGGTAGCCGTGTTTGGGGGCCAAACCGGAGAGACCGGAGATGGTGTGGAGGTGGGACTGATGGGAGCAGAGCCTGGGCAGGGAGCGGAACGGAGACAAGGGAGACAGCATCGGGAACCTGAGAGGAAAAGAGCAGGACATGATTAACATTAATAGTCGTTTACATACAGTTTTAGTTTAGTAAACCTTTGTGATGCAAACAGTGCAAAATTTTAAcgtaaccctctgaaccccaaacagtttctgggagtggggtcatttttcactgcaatataaagtcctgaatcAAAACAGCGGCAAGAAGTAGAAAAACTCAGGAATATGTTTTGTACTGTATTATAAATCactaaaaagaacaaaactgaaaatttagTTCTTGATTATTacattacaaaatgaaaaagacctgcaatcaacatgtacaacattttttccaagttgtcacaggtgttaccaatagtgGAAAAACAACGATGAACGATTGAGTCTAAGTTCCTAAAATTTTTGCCATATGACTCTCAGTCACAGCTGACTCACTAATGACTTCCTGGTTGCAGTGAGGTGAGGaaagcagatttatttatttttttatgcaatCTGGTTCtcacaaactgtttatttttggtgaaactGATGAGATtagatttggatcattttcccgATGGACTAGCACGTCACAGAAGTAGTAAACAGGttcatcagaaagttgaaaatcccacaattctctccatttttaaaaaattacacaccTTAACAAAATGCAGACAAAGCTCCAAATACGCCCAATCGCAGCTTTTACTTATGTTAAATTAATTCTGACAACTGAAATGTTcaattttttctgttaattttctgacaatgaatgttttttttagtttgactttttctattgttttgtgCAGAGAAAGGCAGAGCTAAAAAGATGAAAGTAGCTCATGTTATAATAGCTAATCGGTGACCTGCAGTGGCCCCAGAAACCCCCCTGCAAAACctcccagcacacacacatgaaggATCTGAAAGCTTTCCAGAACTGCGTGTGCAtgtcatgtgtgtgcatgtgcgtgtccGAATGTTCTCGAACATAAAGCTCCCATGTTACAGCCCcattgagcagcagcagcacactgcCACAGGCCTCAGGGACCTCTCCCTATTGTACATGTGGTGCACATACTGAAACAAACTGGATCCAGTTCCCATCATATAACACTGTGATAACCTGAACCTTTGTGATTGTGCAGGAGAAGCTAGGTCAAAGCAAACAATAGAGCACAGTCTGGAGAAAACAGAGTTTAAAGGTGGCAAATTATCACAGTTCAGGTGTAAGTAGAACACATATCCAACCATAAGTCAAAGTGCGGTGGTGCAGACTGTGGCGAGCAGTAGCATGTTGTTCGGCTTGTTAGATTAAATTCTGACTACTTGAGCAATTTCAGTGTCGTAACTTACAGCCCAAGTTCCAACCACAGCCGCTCTTGGTCATGTAAATTGTGTGACTTGGAGCTATGTGACAGCCAGCGAGCTCAGCAACAGACTGGCTGTTAAAGCCTCATGACTAGACAGCTGTCCTGACTGTGTGAGGCGCTCACTGCAAACCTGTGGGAGTGAGTCACTGCCAAGAATCAGCCTCCGCCAGAGCTCCACCGAGGAAATGGAGCCCACAAtacattgtttttacattttactatccttttgtttctgttaaaaacatacaaaaacaataaatcgcAGATGGCATTGTTGTTAAAATGTGTCAGAGTTGGACAACCAGTGGAGGCGCAATATGGAATTTATAATCCTACAAACACAGCCTGTTTTTTATTATATGGTTAAGGTATGCATCCTCGTTGCAAGGTATATTTTTGCTCTTTCTGCAGGGAGGAGGAAAagtttcacacaaacacacacatatacactctcaagcacactttttttttattagagcCTCTTGGCAAGAGAGTCAGAGCCTGCCTCCAAATTGTTTCTCCGTAACTTTCCTTGCCTCCTTGTTAAATGTGTCCTTGAGCAGCGTGACTCTGCAGAAGCATACAGCGatttgtgggtgtgtgtgtgtctgcgtgggCTCATACTTGATTGACGAGCCTTTGCTCAGGGCCAACTGTTTGGTCTCgtactccagcagcagctcctccagggcAGCAGCATTTTCTGAAACAATACCCAAACATTTAGATGAGACCGAGCTATACGGTcaatgattttgttttcgtCACAGAGAAAACTATAAATTAGAATAATCAAACTCTTTGGAAAGTTCCTGAATGAGGGAGGTGTAGTTGATTCCCAGCAGGAAACTTACAGcaataacaaaaatgtgatatatGAACACCAATTACAAACATTTATCAGCTTTTGGAAATGCTGAAACTCTCATTTGCTGATTATAACAGTAAATGTTCAGTCTAGGAGATTAGATTAGCTGCTATTTGTTAAATCAGCTTTTcacaaacaattaaacaaacatgtatttaaaaagtcaaaggTTATCAAGAGCTGATTAGCTGGCTTAATCCTCTGAGCTCCAAAACCCAGCAGCCACGTTgcgaaaacagaaagaatcatcgtGTTTTCAGCTTTCCAATCATCTCTGAATTAATTGTGATTGATGTGTAACTCTGTCAGggaaagcttaaaattgtgatgtttcattaaaatcactatATTCTacacatctcatttaaaaacacgCCAAAAATGTATCGTTTGTATTAACCAggttctgtaaaaaacacaaacgtcTGTGGTCTTCAGCACAACCACAAGAACACTGCTGAATCAGCTGTGAATAACagtcatgagacaaaaaatgaggtactttttggctgaactggttGACCTGTGTTgtggaaacacattaaaactcTAAGTAGTAAAAAATTTAATAGCATGCAGAGCCCCCATTTGTTTTTTCCAGTCCTAGTAACACTTCTGGGTACTTGGAAAAATATGGTACACatagttttgtaaatttttcgtaaaataaatattcaaattcaaGATTAGTTGTTCTACTTAAATATCATAAAACGTTTATATTATAATTTTGTGACACCGGACAAGAGGCATTATAAGTTCTCTCtcctagtcatggttgttctgtttctgtacaGCTACGGGACCTAAGATTGTCGTGAAACATGAGTCCACAGCGAATAAAAGGCAGCAGAAAATGCTCAGAAGCtgcttgggattcagagggttaataaaaaCACGTCCACGTCTCTGGCGTTGACAGATGTGACTATAGACACAGCCCTCCCCAAGTTTAACCCATCAATCtgggatggaaaaaaaagagctgctGAGTCGGCCACACCAGAGACGTGTCTTTAGTTGTGTGCGACTTGCTGTGATGACACTGTGGTCTCGTGTTCCCCTCTAAAGCCACCAGAGATGAAATGACTCTGACCACTAGCTCACGTGTGACGTCGCTGCTCGTATTTGCTGAGCACCTACCTTTTTTCTCAGTAATGAGGCGAACCAGAACGCTGATGGTATCTTCGTTCAGGTCATCAGAAATGTAGGGACAACTGTTACCTGAATcgaggaaacaaaaaacaaacaaacaaaaaaaaacgcccaTCATTAACAGAGAATGATTGTCTTAGTGGAATTGTATagcatttatttacacattttatcattttaatatgcattaaaaaaagacacacataaGGAGAAATAGTGTTTTCCATGTCGTGTGATGTATCgaaatggcagaaaatgtcATTAAGTCCTTCTTCAATCACTGATTAAACTCATTAAAACTCATCACGGTGTactaaagttacatatttagaagtttgttTCTTGAAAATGAGTTTAAGCCTTCAAAGTACTTAACTCTACACCATGTTTCCTCTTGAATCTATGAAGTCTCAGCCTCCACCTGCACCATTGCTCATctatgactctgctcaaacactataAATCTACTTTatactacacaatggcaagttggaATATTGGAGCAgttcagctgtagatgtttgagCTGATTCTAAAAAAgagtaatgatacagaaatcccaATCCTGCAAGTAGACAGGTTCGGTTCATTAAGTTAATTGGCTGTCTGAATTCAAtgtcaatttatttatatagcaccagtaTTACTAATATTATAGTCTTAACTGTTAAACAGGACACACTGTCTAACTTTCAGCAGCAGCGCAGTTCACACGGTGCATGCCGCTGCTGGGATATATCGTGCCCCTGTACATGATGGCACTGATAAGGCTGGATGTGGATGACTGAGCAACAAAGAATAGAGATGCCTCCATAGCAACCATCCCATAAAAGCACAGCACAGTGAGGCAGCTGAGAGGAGAGCGATGAGGGCACGGGAGGTCCAGAATAGCTCGCTCAGCAACTACGTTCTGTTCTGTACTGCTGAAACACACAGagctcggtgtgtgtgtgtgtgtgtgtgtgtgtgtgtgtgtgtgtgtgtgtgtgtgtgtgtgtgtgtgtgtgtgtgtgtgtgtgtgtggtgtgatgTAGCAGAGCCCCAGTACCAGGTGACTCTGTATCTGTATACTACAGAGCAAAATGACACTATATAGATTGCAAGTGTGGCTCcagtatgtgtgtgcatttctgtctttcttgcaTAAGCAGCATTAGGCTGTTGTTAGGCCATAACAATAGCTCTGTCTCCACAGTGGCTGTTGCTATGTGAGGATAACAGCATCAGTTTCACAGAGTGGCACTCATTCTCTTTCTATTTATTCCTGCAACAAAGTCACATGCATGCATTCAGTTTGTCACTGTCAGCCACAACGAGGCACCAGACAGGCTCCTTTTCAGATGagtttcagtttgttcagtttgaCATGTGAGCTTTAGAATCTAAAAATCAGCTCCGATCCCCAAATTGACAGCGAAAGCAGCAGCCTTGTGACTGAAtctgaaaactgcagcagtgcCTGAGCATTCTGCACAATCGCACAGTTGAAAATTTGACTCCCTCGCAAAACGTTTCTTGTGATATCAACCCCACATTTGCCCTTTCTGTCTGCCTCCTTCAACTTTCCTGTCACTGCGTTCTCCATCAGGTCTGCAGCCTCTGCGTAGTCAGAGGTAACACTGCAGAGTCTGATTTTAGCCCAGCCGAGCTAAGCTTGGCCTCGCTATAATTCATCCCCACGGGCGTTCCCCCTGAGTGGAGATGATGAGAAAAGTGCTGGAGTAAGAAGTTCCTCTAACCTTAGCCCAGTCAGGACTACAGCGGGCAGACAGCGCACTGCAACAAGGATTGTTACATAATACAAACGGGTAAGGGGAGAGAGATAAAGCTTTCCTATGCAGCAATAAAAATCTGTCCTCTAATCATTGCTTTATTTCTCTTGCTGCTTTTTGCTTCCTTACTTTCCCAACTTCTGCCTTCTATACCAACTGTATCTGGCACTGTTTGTGCTCTCCTCTCTTGTCCTTTATCTGTCTCACTTATGCAAAAGCACTTGCTTAGTTTATCTCTGCACCACTGCATCATCTGTCCTTAAAGCTGTGCAGAAACTGACAGTGAGAGGAGGTGTGAATGAAGGGGGAGATAACATGTTCCTAAATCCAACTAACCTGCTGTTCTTACATAAAGATTGGATCTGTTCCTTCAGCTTATTAAAAGTGACCGAAAGACTTTATAAATGCCCTATTTatacaatattttttacagtgacctaataatactaataatattatgtttttaatgCTATAAGCTTTCTCctctgtattttaatgtttaatgtgctAATTACTGAAACCATTTCAAAATCATAAATTCAACATCCAAATCAAgttcaaataaattcaaatcaATATTAACTTTGCCTCTCAGAAACTTGCCCTTAGGCCTGACATCAAAGTTTTCATGTAAAGTTAAGGAGGTGTCGTATACAGCACTTGCTGGATCTTAAACAGCACAGTCAAGTGCAATGAAAAGAGGACAGAGAGCGATCCGGAGTGAACCAAAGGGAGAAAGACGAAAGAAAGACAAGACATAAACAATGAGGCGAGGGCCCGAGTGAATTATTGATCCGACTGGGAaaggagagatggatggatcGTGTCATGTTCACATGAGAAGGGAGGAGGGTGTCAGAGAGTCAGGAAACTGGATGAATGGAGGATAGAAGGAGTGATAAAAGAGCTGCAGGTGGGTGGGGGTTCAGGGAGTTTCCCTCGAGGCGCAAGAGCGGCTTGAGTTTCACAACAAAGCGATCAGAGAGCGAGGCACTAAAACAAAATGCTGAGATCATTGACAAAGACTGTTGCTTTGACCTCTGCCTTTTCTCAGGGATGCATGAAACCCTTCATCCTTAACCTTATACAAGCTGTTTTATACTATATTTGCTACTCTTAGATCACTCTGGCCTCCACTAAATCCACAATACAGGCTCAGCTATGTGTGCTGTTGGACTTTTAGGCACAATAAATAAGCTCCTTCTTGCCTTATGCATGAGGAGACATAAAAGCTGCAAACTGCTTTCATATTTGTGGCTGAATTGTTGGGAAAGGAAGCTAAACATCTGGCGGGAAGGAAGAAAATGATCAGTCCTCTCCTTGTAATCAACTGCAATGAACTACCAATTTACTACAGAGACTCTCAATCAGTTCATTGAACCAATAAACCTCTAACTGTGAGGATGTTTAACTGCATGACGAAGCAGAGCGACACAGCAGCAAGTTCAGTCAGGTACATAAAGATAAACTGAAGCCCTACTTTACAGAGTTTGTAGATAACAGATAGGTTTATTGGGCCATTTGCAGCACCGTTCAAATAAGTTGATGCTTTTTAATGTCCTGAGCAGCATTATCTAAACTATTTGTGAGGGCACATGAAGGCTAATTTGATGCTTGCAGCTACGTCATTCAACTTTTCTTTTAAGTTTAATGACTGACACACCAAGTTTTCCAAAGCAA comes from Amphiprion ocellaris isolate individual 3 ecotype Okinawa chromosome 7, ASM2253959v1, whole genome shotgun sequence and encodes:
- the relt gene encoding tumor necrosis factor receptor superfamily member 19L isoform X2; this encodes MRNHLCCSALVLLAVFGCGGTAAVKCRWGDGCVCLQCPAGQEPSKACGQIQSPAEEVQCQLCPTGSFSDTLDSELCRPHTSCKTLGRKIATSGTAASDAICGDCLTGFHSPATGQVSTQSPCVKRDLLVRTVRTVGKGPSNGAGGPANSTVVRSAEEKTAEYAVFALVPIFCVMGLLGILICNILKKKGYRCTAEKEGGDEETATPQKEGNSCPYISDDLNEDTISVLVRLITEKKENAAALEELLLEYETKQLALSKGSSIKFPMLSPLSPFRSLPRLCSHQSHLHTISGLSGLAPKHGYRCTRCAQRKWPPVLIPPLDTLKDPLKPPPSLILPSLDPSTDQQKNPLLGGVCVDTHRTQAVVPKTVQDKVEGSEVREKKEGELTVLSVGRFQVAQIPEQKPVTMETKTSSQEQRNSLFGGKHFCSSSSGIRR
- the relt gene encoding tumor necrosis factor receptor superfamily member 19L isoform X1, with the protein product MRNHLCCSALVLLAVFGCGGTAAVKCRWGDGCVCLQCPAGQEPSKACGQIQSPAEEVQCQLCPTGSFSDTLDSELCRPHTSCKTLGRKIATSGTAASDAICGDCLTGFHSPATGQVSTQSPCVKRDLLVRTVRTVGKGPSNGAGGPANSTVVRSAEEKTAEYAVFALVPIFCVMGLLGILICNILKKKGYRCTAEKEGGDEETATPQKEGNSCPYISDDLNEDTISVLVRLITEKKENAAALEELLLEYETKQLALSKGSSIKFPMLSPLSPFRSLPRLCSHQSHLHTISGLSGLAPKHGYRCTRCAQRKWPPVLIPPLDTLKDPLKPPPSLILPSLDPSTDQQKNPLLGGVCVDTHRTQAVVPKTVQDKVEGSEVREKKEGELTVLSVGRFQVAQIPEQKPVTMETKTSSQEQRNSLFGGKHFCSSSSGIRR